TGCTCCACGAGAAAAGCTATCACCTCAGCGGTGCTGTAGGGAACCTTAACCTTGAGCTCGTCAGCCTTCTGAAAGAGCATCTCCGGGACGTTGAAGATGTCCTCCCCCTTCTTCACTTCAACGCTTATCTTGGAGTTTATCTGCTCCCAGATGAGAATGGTGTTTCTGGCTTTCTCTATCTTCTCAAGGGCGCGCCTCTCAAGGATGCTTATGTTGGCCCTGCTCGTGCCCAGCATCTCGGCGATCTCGCTCTGCTTCAACCCCCTGGCTCGCAAACGGAGTATCCTAATCTGCTGCTCGGTGAGAAAGCTCCGGTTCCCCATTTTTAAACACCAAAGTTTAACATGATGGCAAAGATTAAAAAATTTTTCTCATGGCGATGGCATCAAACTCAGCGTGTCCAGACTCCTCCCCACCCTCCAAGGGCGGAGGGCAACGTGAAACCCCCTCTTAATAGGATTGTTTACAGTGGCCTCTTCGAGGCCCCATTACTCTGGCGAAGCTCAAAAGGGTTTCGGTGGCTGTTTTATAAAGGGTTAAAAGCGTAAAGTTTAAGTGTTTTTATCTCATAATTCATTTTGGTGGAGTGGGGTATGAGGCTTTATCGGACGGGCAAGGCCTCACAACTCTTAGGCATCAGCAAGCCGACACTAATTAGGAAAATAAAATCCGGCGAGATTAAGGCGTATCGGGTTGGCAAAGAATACCGAGTTCCAGAAAGTGAAATTAAGAGAATTCTTGAGGGCAAAATCCCCGATAAAGTCGTCATTTACGCAAGAGTTTCAAACCGAGACCAGAAGGAAGACTTAGAAAGACAAATCGAATACCTCAAGAATTACTCCTCATCCAGAGGTTATCAAGTGGCTAAAATCCTTACCGATATTTCCTCAGGCCTGAACGAGAACAGGAAGGGATTAAAACAGCTCCTCAAACTCGTCGAGAGCGGAGAAGTTACTAAAGTCGTCATAACTTACCGGGACAGGCTCACCCGCTTCGGCTTCAAATACCTCGAACAATACTTCAACTCACACGGCGTTGAGATTGAAGTAATCTTCGACGATGAGGAGAAAACACCAGAAAAGGAACTCGTTGAGGACTTGTTATCCATCGTAACCTCCTTCGCTGGAAAGCTTTACGGGGCTCGTTCTCATAAGAAAAAACGCCTCGTCGAGGCGGTAAAGAATGCCCTCAGAGA
The Thermococcus sp. 21S7 genome window above contains:
- a CDS encoding Tfx family DNA-binding protein; this encodes MGNRSFLTEQQIRILRLRARGLKQSEIAEMLGTSRANISILERRALEKIEKARNTILIWEQINSKISVEVKKGEDIFNVPEMLFQKADELKVKVPYSTAEVIAFLVEHAPISDRIAKRDFTLFLDAKDRLRISECLLEDFDKVG
- a CDS encoding IS607 family transposase; this translates as MRLYRTGKASQLLGISKPTLIRKIKSGEIKAYRVGKEYRVPESEIKRILEGKIPDKVVIYARVSNRDQKEDLERQIEYLKNYSSSRGYQVAKILTDISSGLNENRKGLKQLLKLVESGEVTKVVITYRDRLTRFGFKYLEQYFNSHGVEIEVIFDDEEKTPEKELVEDLLSIVTSFAGKLYGARSHKKKRLVEAVKNALRDD